In Taeniopygia guttata chromosome 7, bTaeGut7.mat, whole genome shotgun sequence, a single window of DNA contains:
- the DES gene encoding desmin, translating into MSQSYSSSQRVSSYRRTFGGSPVFSRASFGGKGSSGSSVTSRVYQVSRTSAVPSLSTFRTTRVTPLRTYQSAYQGAGELLDFSLADAMNQEFLQTRTNEKVELQELNDRFANYIEKVRFLEQQNALMVAEVNRLRGKEPTRVAEMYEEELRELRRQIEVLTNQRARVEVERDNLLDDLQKLKQKLQEEIQLKEEAENNLAAFRADVDAATLARIDLERRIESLQEEIAFLKKVHEEEIRELQAQLQEQHIQVEMDISKPDLTAALRDIRAQYESIAAKNIAEAEEWYKSKVSDLTQAANKNNDALRQAKQEMLEYRHQIQSYTCEIDALKGTNDSLMRQMREMEERFAGEAGGYQDTIARLEEEIRHLKDEMARHLREYQDLLNVKMALDVEIATYRKLLEGEENRISIPMHQTFASALNFRETSPEQRGSEVHTKKTVMIKTIETRDGEVVSEATQQQHEVL; encoded by the exons ATGAGCCAGTCCTACTCCTCCAGCCAGCGGGTCTCGTCCTACCGCCGCACCTTTGGCGGCTCCCCGGTCTTCTCCCGTGCGTCCTTCGGGGGCAAGGGCAGCAGCGGCAGCTCCGTCACCTCCCGCGTCTACCAGGTGTCCCGCACCTCGGCCGTGCCCAGCCTGTCCACCTTCCGCACCACCCGTGTCACGCCCCTGCGCACCTACCAAAGCGCCTACCAGGGGGCTGGCGAGCTGCTGGACTTCAGCCTGGCCGATGCCATGAACCAGGAGTTCCTCCAGACCCGCACCAACGAGAaggtggagctgcaggagctcaaCGACCGTTTCGCCAACTACATCGAAAAGGTGCGCTTCTTGGAGCAGCAGAATGCCCTCATGGTGGCCGAGGTGAACCGCCTGCGGGGCAAGGAGCCCACCCGCGTGGCCGAGATGTACGAGGAGGAGCTGCGGGAGCTCCGCCGCCAGATCGAAGTGCTCACCAACCAGAGGGCTCGTGTGGAGGTTGAGCGTGACAACCTGCTCGATGACCTGCAGAAGCTCAAGCAGAA GCTGCAAGAAGAGATCCAGCTGAAGGAGGAGGCTGAGAACAACCTCGCTGCATTCAGAGCT gatgtggatgcagccacACTAGCACGCATTGACCTGGAAAGACGTATCGAGTCCCTGCAGGAGGAGATCGCCTTCCTCAAGAAGGTGCACGAAGAG GAAATccgggagctgcaggcacagctgcaggagcagcacatcCAGGTGGAGATGGACATCTCCAAGCCTGATTTGACGGCCGCGCTGCGGGACATCCGCGCTCAGTACGAGAGCATTGCTGCCAAGAACATCGCCGAGGCCGAGGAGTGGTACAAGTCCAAG GTGTCTGACCTGACGCAGGCGGCCAACAAGAACAACGATGCGCTAAGGCAGGCCAAACAGGAGATGCTGGAGTACCGGCACCAGATCCAGTCCTACACCTGTGAGATTGATGCCCTCAAGGGAACG AACGACTCGCTGATGCGGCAGATGCGGGAGATGGAGGAGCGCTTCGCAGGGGAGGCCGGTGGGTACCAGGACACCATTGCCCGCCTGGAGGAGGAGATCCGGCACCTGAAGGATGAGATGGCCCGGCACCTGCGTGAGTACCAGGACCTGCTCAATGTCAAGATGGCCCTGGATGTGGAGATCGCCACATACCGCAAGCTGCTGGAGGGAGAGGAGAACCG GATCAGCATCCCCATGCACCAGACCTTCGCTTCTGCACTCAATTTCCGAG agaccagcccagagcagcggGGCTCCGAGGTGCACACCAAAAAGACCGTGATGATCAAAACCATCGAAACCCGTGATGGGGAG GTGGTGAGTGAGGCgacccagcagcagcatgaaGTGCTGTAG